A window of the Phaseolus vulgaris cultivar G19833 chromosome 5, P. vulgaris v2.0, whole genome shotgun sequence genome harbors these coding sequences:
- the LOC137836148 gene encoding uncharacterized protein → MSLYTSDDAVLCRVFPTSLKGAALSWFTKLSPNSIDSFATLVAKFETQFATSRPHHLTSIALVGIRQEKGESLRAFVDRFSKVVMSIRNLSPDVAMHHMLTALRPGPFADNLCMQPADSLDELRKRAAKYMQLEELREFRNQARAEAGGERKEEKDRQARPKQ, encoded by the coding sequence ATGAGTCTCTACACCTCGGACGACGCCGTCTTGTGCCGAGTGTTCCCCACATCCCTGAAGGGTGCAGCCCTTagttggttcaccaagctcTCACCCAACTCCATCGACAGCTTTGCCACGCTCGTCGCAAAGTTCGAAACACAGTTCGCAACCAGCCGGCCGCACCATCTGACCTCAATCGCCCTGGTAGGCATCCGccaggagaagggagagtccCTGAGAGCCTTCGTGGATAGGTTCAGTAAAGTGGTGATGAGCATCCGAAATCTGAGTCCGGATGTCgccatgcaccacatgctgacaGCCCTGCGCCCGGGGCCCTTTGCCGACAACCTATGCATGCAGCCGGCCGACAGCCTGGACGAGCTGAGAAAGAGAGCCGCTAAGTACATGCAGCTGGAGGAACTAAGAGAGTTCCGCAACCAGGCCCGTGCCGAGGCCGGCGGAGAGAGGAAGGAAGAAAAGGACCGCCAGGCGCGGCCGAAACAGTGA